The following proteins are encoded in a genomic region of Sander lucioperca isolate FBNREF2018 chromosome 23, SLUC_FBN_1.2, whole genome shotgun sequence:
- the LOC116056496 gene encoding tomoregulin-1-like, giving the protein MAPVCRVSWFCCLLVLLVLPAAWSSFPRSGGSSSADCGPGKAADCLDLSEKKSDLRVCDAGTCRFGGTCRENGADIKCVCQFHCTKKYIPVCGTNGDTYQNECFLRRAACKKQRAITILSEGACYHDGASGSGDGDDEGSGRGKKVSKCGNCKFGAECDEDSEDMLCMCNIVCNGHNDNPVCGGDGVTYDTPCHVREASCLKQLKIDIKHVGRCQDKSRKDDSAKTKPPIFAVPKPGEGADFEDSPGPCSEDYAQFCEHGQCELRHNLPTCRCEAAYGGPQCDQLLDFNILYVVPSGQKLHYVLIAAIIGAVQIAVIVAVVMCFTRRCNKTKRGRRQKQHLGHFPSGTSSRMM; this is encoded by the exons ATGGCTCCAGTGTGCCGGGTCTCCTGGTTCTGCTGCCTGCTGGTTCTGCTGGTTCTCCCCGCCGCCTGGAGCTCGTTCCCCCGCAGCGGAGGCAGCAGCAGTGCGGACTGCGGCCCCGGGAAGGCCGCCGACTGCCTCG atCTGTCGGAGAAGAAGAGCGACCTGCGAGTGTGTGACGCCGGGACGTGTCGCTTCGGAGGAACCTGCCGCGAGAACGGAGCCGACATCAAATGTGTCTGCCAGTTCCac TGTACTAAGAAGTACATCCCTGTGTGCGGGACCAACGGAGACACGTACCAGAACGAGTGCTTCCTGAGGCGCGCCGCCTGCAAGAAACAACGAGCCATCACCATCCTGTCAGAGGGAGCCTGTTACCACg ACGGTGCTTCAGGATCTGGTGACGGAG ATGACGAGGGCTCTGGGCGCGGTAAAAAGGTCTCGAAATGTGGAAACTGCAAGTTTGGAGCCGAATGTGACGAAGACTCTGAGGATATGCT ctgCATGTGCAACATCGTGTGTAACGGCCACAACGATAACCCGGTGTGCGGTGGCGACGGCGTCACCTACGACACGCCCTGCCACGTCCGAGAGGCATCCTGCCTCAAACAGCTCAAGATCGACATCAAACACGTGGGACGTTGCCAAG ATAAAAGTAGGAAGGATGACAGCGCGAAGACCAAACCCCCCATCTTCG CTGTGCCGAAGCCTGGTGAGGGGGCGGACTTTGAGGACAGCCCCGGCCCCTGTTCGGAAGACTACGCCCAGTTCTGTGAGCACGGCCAATGTGAGCTGAGACACAACCTGCCGACCTGCAG gtgtGAGGCGGCGTACGGCGGTCCCCAGTGTGACCAGCTGCTGGACTTTAACATCCTGTACGTGGTGCCCAGCGGTCAGAAGCTGCACTACGTCCTCATCGCTGCCATCATCGGCGCCGTTCAGATCGCCGTCATCGTAGCTGTGGTCATGTGTTTCACCAG